One window of the Zea mays cultivar B73 chromosome 3, Zm-B73-REFERENCE-NAM-5.0, whole genome shotgun sequence genome contains the following:
- the LOC103650734 gene encoding cytochrome P450 94A1 — protein MDAAVAPLLAVAVLLFLGLRRRGGHRNHCPYPNPVLGNVVPLVRNLHRFLDWATDQLTAAPSSTIEVRGALGLGRGVATADPGVVNHMLRARFPNYVKGARFAGPFGDLLGSGIFLADGRLWSLQRKLASYSFSSRSLRRFSGRVLRGHLHRRLLPLLASAADSGEAVDLQDVLKRFAFDNICGVAFGVEGSTLLELEEAGGRGRGRPRRHDTFFEAFDAAVEISFARMLHPTAVVWKAMQLAGVGSERRLREAIRIVDEHVAAIMESEERSRGVGDGGGCDEQHLLSRFAAAMEEEEGSELGAMFRSPEAKRRFLRDIVVSFVLAGKDSTSSALTWFFWLLAANPRCERRVYEEVASLSLHRYGVDDEGGYDELRGLHYLHAALTEAMRLYPPVPINSRVAAAGDVLPDGTTVRAGWFADYCAYAMGRMPQLWGDDCREFRPERWLDGGGEFVAVDAARYPVFHAGPRACLGKEMAYVQMKAVVAAVVRRFAVETVRAASMEAPPPYEMTVTLRMKGGLPVRIRRRESDAGRH, from the coding sequence ATGGACGCCGCTGTCGCGCCGCTCCTCGCAGTCGCCGTCCTTCTCTTCCTGGGCCTCCGGCGGCGCGGGGGCCACCGCAACCACTGCCCCTACCCGAACCCCGTGCTCGGCAACGTGGTGCCCCTGGTCCGCAACCTGCACCGCTTCCTCGACTGGGCCACCGACCAGCTCACGGCCGCCCCGTCCTCCACCATAGAGGTGCGCGGCGCGCTCGGCCTCGGCCGCGGCGTCGCCACGGCGGACCCGGGCGTCGTCAACCACATGCTGCGGGCGAGGTTTCCCAACTACGTTAAGGGCGCGCGCTTCGCGGGGCCCTTCGGCGACCTCCTCGGCAGCGGCATCTTCCTCGCGGACGGCCGCCTGTGGAGCCTCCAGCGCAAGCTCGCGTCCTACTCCTTCTCGTCCCGCTCGCTGCGCCGCTTTTCGGGGCGCGTCCTCCGGGGCCACCTGCACCGCCGGCTCCTTCCTCTTCTCGCGAGTGCGGCTGACTCCGGCGAGGCCGTTGACCTGCAGGACGTGCTCAAGCGCTTCGCCTTCGACAACATCTGCGGCGTCGCGTTCGGAGTCGAGGGCTCGACGCTGCTCGAGCTCGAGGAGGCCGGCGGCCGGGGCAGGGGACGACCCCGCCGGCACGACACGTTCTTCGAGGCGTTCGACGCCGCCGTCGAGATCTCCTTCGCGCGCATGCTCCACCCGACCGCCGTCGTGTGGAAGGCGATGCAGCTCGCTGGCGTCGGAAGCGAGAGGCGGCTCCGCGAGGCCATCCGCATCGTCGACGAGCACGTCGCGGCGATCATGGAGTCGGAGGAGCGGTCGCGCGGCGTCGGCGACGGAGGCGGCTGCGACGAGCAGCACCTTCTGTCGCGGTTCGCGGCGGCGATGGAGGAAGAGGAGGGGAGCGAACTCGGCGCCATGTTCCGGTCGCCGGAGGCGAAGCGGCGGTTCCTGCGGGACATCGTCGTCAGCTTCGTGCTCGCCGGGAAGGACTCCACGTCCTCCGCGCTCACATGGTTCTTCTGGCTCCTCGCCGCCAACCCGCGCTGCGAGCGGCGCGTGTACGAGGAGGTGGCGTCGCTCTCGCTCCACAGATATGGCGTCGACGACGAAGGCGGCTACGACGAGCTCAGGGGGCTGCACTACCTGCACGCGGCGCTCACCGAGGCGATGCGGCTGTATCCGCCGGTGCCCATCAACTCGAGGGTGGCGGCCGCGGGGGACGTGCTGCCGGATGGCACGACGGTGCGCGCCGGCTGGTTCGCGGACTACTGCGCGTACGCGATGGGGAGGATGCCGCAGCTGTGGGGCGACGACTGCCGCGAGTTCCGCCCCGAGCGGTGGCTCGATGGCGGAGGCGAGTTCGTGGCGGTGGACGCGGCGAGGTACCCGGTGTTCCACGCCGGCCCGAGGGCGTGCCTCGGTAAGGAGATGGCGTATGTGCAGATGAAGGCCGTTGTGGCCGCCGTGGTCAGGAGGTTCGCCGTGGAGACGGTGCGGGCGGCAAGCATGGAGGCGCCTCCGCCGTACGAGATGACGGTGACGCTGAGGATGAAGGGCGGGCTGCCTGTGCGGATAAGGAGGCGGGAGAGCGACGCAGGCCGGCACTGA